The genomic DNA TAAAGAATATGGCTCAAATTCCACCAAGACAATTGTAAATTAGCCCCACCCTGGGAGAATTTTGTACTTAGTTCATACTTACTTTAGTTCTCCGTGAAACAGTTGTAAACTAAGCTTGACAatgtaactttaaaaaaatcGTGTCACTAAGTACAAAATGACAGCAAACAGAGGCAACAAAGGAAGGCTATGACAGTAACTGCAAAATGAAGTGCTATCCTCAACTAGAAAAGGGCAAACTTTCACCATAACACGTGTGGCTGGCCAAAAGGCAGCAGAGCAGACACCATGTGGGCTGGAGATAGAAGGAAATGGGCAACTGGGGTTTGTTTGATGTAAAGACCTAAAAGGTTTCTAATCTACAAATGGTACCGAAAGAGACGATGAAGTCAAAATAATAACCTAAAAAATGGCATACTAACAAAGAGAGAAGGGGAAAATCAGATTGTGCCACACTGCCACTTGTTGGCACAACAAAGCTATCCCATGATTTGGCTGCGATTTCGGCCGATATCCaaacaacacaaacacaacCCTATGAGTTTGCTATAGCAGTTAGGACACTTTGCTAAGTCATGATAACAGTGCTATATGCTGCCATTGACAACCCTCTTTAGAATTTCTAGCATTTTGAACAGCTAAAGCCAATAAGAGATTTTCTACTTCTACAAGCACGGAAGCACCTGCTTATGATTCCAATAATGTCAATACCTTAGTATGAATCCAGCATACAAATCACCACTATGTAGTCACCTGCCTATTGATGTTACTGTTAGTATTACCATTTTGTTATTCATCAATATAATGATAAGAAATTTTCTACTTCTACAATAAGAGATTTTCTACTTCTACAAGCACGGAATTTCTAGCATTTTGAACAGCTAAAGCCAATAAGAGATTTTCTACTTCTACAAGCACGGAAGCACCTGCTTATGATTCCAATAATGTCAATACCTTAGTATGAATCCAGCATACAAATCACCACTATGTTTAATAAAACACAAACACTAACAGAAGTGTAAGAAAGCAAACATATATTCAAAGGAAATGACAACAGGATATGAAATATGCATTGCAGCCAGATCAATAACCCACAAATGTAGACTTAAATTCCAGCGACTTCCACACATGATCCCTACTAAGTTGGCTTCCACATCTCACACtttcaaaggaaaataaaatttcttggttgccaaaaacaaacaatgcaaacaattaaaatatgGTTCATAACCCGAGCCAAATACCAATACACAGACAAAATCGAGCAAAGCTAGCATTGTTCTAACAATTAATGGCAAGTACCATTTTATGGAACAATATCATGTATAACATCAAAGGACAATCTTACATATCCACtcaattaaatttgaaatgatCGTCGAGTACCATATTTTATTTGAGCATACGACATTACATTGACAACAAGAGAAATTACAAAGCAAAGGATAGAAAAATTACGACATTATGTTTGAATTCAATATGAAGAATCCTTCTGACTGGCTTGCTCCCGAATTAATTGTTCTCTGACCCTTCTGATCTCCGCTTCCTTCTCCAACCTCTCTTGCTGCAACAcattatatcaattaattaacACAAAATATTGATCAAATGTTCATAATCTCAGAGCAGAATGAGTAATCAAATCGAAATCCTTAAAGAACAAATTCACCACAGTCAATAACTCAATTACCTCAACATTGGACACATAAGTAACAATTCGTTATAAGATGAAATCTAGggtttgaaatttttgtttcctCTTAAATGAGTGAAATTAATCAATACAAAACAAATATAgtgaaattgaatttgaatatggAAATAATGCGAAAAGGAATATcaagaatttaattttgattagaagatgaagaattCGAAGAAGAAAGGGGAAAGAACCTTTTCGTCCTGATGAAGAGCGATCCAGACATGGACTTTGTCCATGGATTGCCAGAAAACGAAAGCTGCCAAGGACATTCCAAAGTACGTTGCAACCTTCACCATTTTCAATCGTTATTCTGCAATTCCTTCTTTGCTTCGATTCAGGTTCagaaatcaattttctttcttttccactTCTACGTTACGATGGGAAGGGAAAGTGAATTATTGTGAAAAATACTTTTCTTGGGCTCAAACTTTCGGCCCATCATTATGTCACATAGTCCAAATATTTGCACATCCAACTTTTACTCTCTTTTTCTCGTAAGTTCTTTTACTACAATAATCTCTGTTTGAGAGGTGTCGGACATTAAATTGAAAGTTTAGACTCTATTCATGTTGTTCTATTTTCAATTGCAACGTCATGTTTTACTTATTATCAAAATACTCTTAATTATTGTGTatgttttttataattaataataataataaaaatattataataacagTATAAATAAAGTAGCTCTCCTAAATCATAATGGTAAATcggaaaataacaataaaaaacataaattatttttaaaaagaaaactaatatTGGAGTAAATTTTTAATTCTTATTGTTTAATCAACATGTTCATATATTTTCGACATGGATGTAGTAggattttttccaaaatattattattattttttaaaattggatATCCTATTCGTTCTACTGAAAAAACTAATCCTCCAAAACAAAATCTAATGATTTTAACTGGTGATGATTTTCAGAGCTATAtttaaattcaagatctttGATAAAGTTGCATGGAACCCGAACCATCTTATCCAAAAGATTTCATTGTGGGATAATTGAAATAGTCGACCATGATCAAGTTTTGGTGTTTCCATCATGAGTGATGAATATCCCTTGTTCTCCCTGAGTATgactaagcaaaagcagcaaaagacagtcctgggaggtggcacggccgtgccaagcttctgatttgggggagacatatttttgtctccgaatcttcgtatttttgctccgaatcagctccaaacccctttcttttgctcaaagattcaattcatcaaatattcattcttgaaatataataatatgcaatttgaagtaaaatagttctaaaaggaaataacatttaaataaaataaacttaaatttaaataaaac from Medicago truncatula cultivar Jemalong A17 chromosome 8, MtrunA17r5.0-ANR, whole genome shotgun sequence includes the following:
- the LOC25501824 gene encoding uncharacterized protein; amino-acid sequence: MVKVATYFGMSLAAFVFWQSMDKVHVWIALHQDEKQERLEKEAEIRRVREQLIREQASQKDSSY